The following are encoded in a window of Fusarium falciforme chromosome 11, complete sequence genomic DNA:
- a CDS encoding MFS domain-containing protein: MTSLFPVQPSKESAPGQEGQTLEKGLALEPNDAMNPSLDDSSVDGSNFVRAQLGLDSLNPDFSLPQYLLSRQIDVAVKDNAPIDLSKFQSPFTWSTKKKITILSGTFMASMLAAYSAGAYALASEPLRHKWNVGDTAFNAGITLFVGGFGCTPMILAPVSELHGRYWVFVGSGVVFFLGTLGCALTDSYPGMLVSRFVTGCGAAVFATLTGGVVSDLYHKQDRNTPMALYSLSIMVGTGFGPLVSGIAVDHLGWRWIFYLQLIAIGATTAVLFLFFGETRSNVLLRRMCKELNTMQYETVTGAIVQFSPSVAEALHLDISIIWRSFAFPLKLLVTESVVFWFSVWASFAWAILYMQFSSIGIVFRGVYGFNSTQVGAVYTAVIVGSILSIFLALVQEPIVRRVFPHKAPSSTPEQRLFSPCVQSILLPIGLFWFGFSAKTSVSWVSPALAVGSCTMGIFSIYLAVFNYLADTYHQYASSALAAQSLCRNLLGGVFPLITARMISSLTLGGTGGLLGGLGLLLTTIPWLLYFFGRKIRSRSPFAREMEH, from the coding sequence ATGACTTCTTTATTTCCAGTCCAGCCTTCGAAAGAAAGCGCTCCTGGGCAGGAGGGGCAGACCTTAGAGAAGGGCTTGGCGTTGGAACCCAACGACGCCATGAACCCCTCTCTCGATGACTCTTCCGTTGACGGGTCAAACTTCGTTCGAGCTCAACTTGGGCTGGACTCGCTCAATCCTGACTTTTCACTTCCGCAATACCTCTTGTCTCGTCAGATTGACGTTGCCGTTAAAGACAATGCACCAATCGATCTCTCCAAGTTCCAATCGCCGTTTACCTGGTCGaccaagaaaaaaattacCATCCTGTCAGGAACCTTTATGGCTTCAATGCTTGCTGCCTACTCTGCAGGTGCTTACGCCCTTGCCTCAGAGCCGCTGAGGCATAAATGGAATGTCGGCGACACGGCCTTCAACGCCGGTATTACCTTGTTTGTGGGCGGCTTTGGCTGTACGCCCATGATCCTTGCGCCCGTGAGCGAACTGCACGGTCGATACTGGGTCTTTGTTGGCTCTGGAgttgtcttcttcctcggtaCGCTAGGGTGCGCACTCACGGATAGTTACCCCGGCATGTTGGTCTCCCGCTTTGTGACCGGATGTGGTGCCGCTGTCTTTGCGACGTTGACAGGGGGTGTTGTGAGCGACCTCTATCATAAACAAGATCGCAATACACCTATGGCACTCTACTCTCTCTCGATCATGGTCGGCACAGGCTTTGGACCACTGGTTAGTGGAATTGCCGTCGATCACTTGGGGTGGAGATGGATCTTTTATCTTCAACTCATCGCCATCGGAGCCACGACGGCagttctcttcctcttcttcggaGAGACGCGCAGCAATGTGCTCTTGAGAAGAATGTGCAAAgagctcaacaccatgcaGTACGAAACGGTGACTGGAGCGATCGTGCAATTCTCTCCCTCTGTCGCAGAAGCCCTGCACCTCGACATCAGCATCATCTGGAGAAGCTTTGCGTTCCCCCTTAAGCTGCTAGTCACCGAGTCTGTTGTGTTTTGGTTTTCCGTCTGGGCTTCGTTCGCTTGGGCTATTCTGTACATGCAGTTCAGCAGTATCGGAATTGTTTTTAGAGGCGTTTACGGTTTCAACAGCACCCAAGTGGGAGCGGTTTACACAGCTGTCATTGTTGGATCGATCCTCAGCATCTTTTTGGCACTCGTTCAAGAGCCTATTGTTCGAAGAGTGTTCCCTCACAAGGCCCCATCAAGTACTCCCGAACAGcgtctcttctctccctgCGTCCAATCCATCCTATTACCTATCGGCTTGTTCTGGTTCGGATTCAGTGCGAAAACCAGCGTATCTTGGGTTTCGCCAGCACTGGCTGTGGGCTCCTGCACAATGGGAATTTTCAGCATTTATTTGGCTGTGTTCAATTACCTGGCTGACACCTATCATCAATACGCCTCGTCGGCCCTGGCAGCCCAGAGTCTCTGCCGGAATCTATTGGGAGGAGTGTTTCCGCTCATCACAGCGCGCATGATCTCAAGCTTGACATTGGGAGGTACAGGAGGTTTGCTCGGTGGTCTTGGATTGCTGTTGACTACTATTCCTTGGTTGTTGTATTTCTTTGGACGCAAGATTCGGTCGCGGAGTCCGTTTGCCAGGGAGATGGAGCATTAG